A segment of the Colletotrichum destructivum chromosome 3, complete sequence genome:
AACTGCAGCGTTGTCCAAgatggtcttcttcttcttttctcttcgcATACAAGTCAAGTCATCTCCAGTACGACAGCTCCTCCGACCAACGCCCCAACTCCCGGGCCGCGACAACACGAGCCCAAAATCCTTTCCCACCCGTCCAAAGGCTCAAGAAAGTCCAAAATGCCGTGGACATTAGCttactttttttcttcttctcgtcaagACTCGTCCATCCCAAGTCCAACCCAGTGAAGTCCAACCCTAATACCATTTTAAAACGTCAACATACACGTGCTGAAGCAGCTCAGAACTCTTCAACAGCACAGTTGGGATGCAAGACGTAGACGATGCGCTGCTCCGCCTCGGCGGTCGCAGACGCTCCCTCGCctgcctcgtcgtcggcgagaccCTGGCCGCGAACAGCCATGAGGATGTTCTCCTACAACCCGAGATTAGTTTCCAATCAGACATGGGCATAAGCAACAAAATATCGCGTACCTTGACCATCCTCTTAAGCACCTTCTTCGCCAGGgccctctcctcttctgcatgggcgacgtcgtccaATTCATCCTCCTTCTGCTCCAGATACCAGTCTACGAGCGCAtcgccctcgacaccctcgCCGTTCTCGGTCTCAGCCTCGTTGACGTGCTCCACGAACAAATTGACCATGCTCGAGTACTTCTCGAATGTGATGGTCTGCTTGGGACGGGCTGCGGGCGCCGGGGTCTCAttggcttcgtcgacggccatgcTGTCATCTTCAACAGGTTGacccgccgcctccgaggcCGCACCGAGCAgggcctcgccctcctctgGCAactcctcgtcttcgataTCGATGTCATCGTGCTCGACGGAGATGATACTCTGTCTCAGCAAGTTAAAGGCCTCGGTGACCATGGGAGGCTCGATCTCGTCTACGCAGTTGGCCTTGGCGATCGCCTCGGACAGACGAATCATACTCTCTAGTTGACGGACAGTGATGCGGTACGAGTTTTTGCCGATTCCGCCCtgcgcgtcgtcggcgcgaAGCTCCTTGTAGTGTTTCACAAGCAGTTCCTTTGCCGCGGGAGTGAATTCAGGGCGGAAAGTGCGGGCGAAGCGGATGTATCTTTGCAGGGTCTCCGTGCTAAACTCGGGCTCGATGGCTTCGTCGCGCAGCTGATGGATTCCAACAATGTGCTCGGCAAGATGGCGATCAACAGATTCGTTGcactcgtcgaggacgacaaaGAAGAGATCGAAACGAGACATGATCGGAGCGCTCATGTTGATGTTGGCACGGAGCGTCGTCTTACGGTTGTAGCGACCGCCGACGGGgttggcggcagcgaggatGGAGGTGCGAGCGTTCAGGGTGGCTTGAATACCGGCTTTGGCGATGGAAATGGTCTGCTGCTCCATGGCTTCGTGGATGGCCACCTGGTCGGCGATATCCATCTTGTCGAACTCGTCAATGGCGCAAATGCCGTTATCTGCCAGCATGAGAGCACCGGCCTCGATGGTGAAGTCGCCAGTCTCTTCGTCCTTGACCACAGCGGCCGTGAGACCCGCAGCAGACGATGCCTTACCACTGGTATAGACGGCGCGAGGGGCAAAGGAGCAGATGTACTTGAGGAACTGGGATTTGGATGTAGAGGGATCGCCCACGATGCAGATGTTGATGTCACCTCTGAGTTCCATGCCTTCGGCGGTGGTTTTGTGCACACCAGACATGAGCTGAAGCAGGAGACCCTTCTTGACCACCTCGTGGCCGTACACCGTTGGTGCGATCGAGTTCACCAGTCGCGAGTAGATGTGATCGCTGTGAACCAACCCACGCAGCTCTTCAATCTCCGATGGGTTCATGGATGCGAGCACAGCAGCCTGAACGTCTTCGACCGACTCAGAGTTGTCATGCGTGTTGTTCTGGGTCAGTGAGCTGATGATGTCGGAAACCTGACCGCTCGCCGACTGGCCCGGGTTGGAAACGTCGGGAGTGACCATACAGGCAAGGAAGGCCAGACGGTAGGTCAGATCGCGAACACCAAGAGATTTGAGACCACTGACGCCAGAACCACCGGCGTCGGCACCAGCCGCGCTCTTGTCATCTCGAACGGCGCTCGGCCTCAGACCGGGCAAACCCATCTGGCTGACATCTGGCACAACTATGAGCGCACCGGTGAAGATGCACTTCTCTCCGGCCTTGGCCCGGTCCACGATCTCGCCACGCATGATGACGTCCATCGTTCTCGGCATGCTACCAGTGGGGATCTCAGAGCTGTTCTCTTGAATGCGCACCTTTTGCCAGTCGACGAATGTGCTGTGGCGGATGTCCAACTGCCATGCCTGGCGGTTCTGACAGGTTCCATTCGGGCACTGGGTAGGCTCCGTGTACCTGAATGTCTGTTCCACGTTGGGAACAACTGTCCTACATGCCTCGCAAACAAAGGTGCCGAGTGAAAGCTCGGGACGAACTTCTGACGTCCGCGTGACGGTGCCGGAGATGGagagcagctggccgatgTTGGCTGCTCTGAGACTGCGCACTCTCGAGATCAGCGGCAGGTTGTAGAAGGCGATGGCGAACAGCTTGTCTGTCTGCTGGTTGGCGGTCTTGTCGCCCATCTCTGTCTGGCTAGCGGAGCCCAGCTGGCTCGCGGCCGAGTTGGTCGGATTGCTGGAAGAGGTCGGCTGCCTATGTTCGCGGAAGTACTGCGGCTCGTGCTTGGCGATCATGTTGTGCAGGGCGGCGGTCAAGAACGGTAGAAAGCGGTAGTAGCCTCGCATGACACCATCTGCCAGCTCGCCATTATGCCATGCAACCAAGTGCTTAAAGTCGACATAAAAGGTGGAAAGCTGGTATGTGCGCATGCCGTGAATCTGGGCGACGTAGTACTTGTCCGTTGTGACGGCGCTGGATGTCGGTGCGCCAGAAGAAGTCGGATCTTCTATAAATCTGCATTTATGGTGTTGTTAAGAGACACTGCGTAGCCAACGAGAGCAGGGGATGGCAGCTTACTCCTCTATGAAAGACTCAAAGTGGTCCTGGACCATGAGGCCGATCTTGTCCTCCACGCGGGGAATGTTTGTAATGTCGGGTATCCTCGATCCACGAGGAACCTGATCGTCGGCAAATCCCTcagcctcgtcgtcgctgggAGCGCCCATGCTCTCGGAGGGTGGCACTCTTGGCCTGCCGCCGGAGGAACTGGGCATGAGGGAGCGTCTAGGGGTAGCCGACGCACGAGATGGAGCGTCCGACATCAGCATGCCGGCGTCGCTGGGGGGGGTCATTGTTGTTGGTTCTCGTCGGCAGCGAGACTGCTATAAATCGTCGTTCGGCGTGAATGGGGTCAACAGTGTGGGTTGACGAAGCGCAAGCGACTGAGACGAGGCTGATGAGCGGGATGTTGTTTTTTGGTGGAGGCGGGTTTTTGGGTGGTGGGATGCGATGGATACCTTCTCGCATTGGAAGGCGGAGACTGAGTAGGGGGCTTAATTGGTTTTTGGCGCGTGAGGGGCAGAAAACGCGTCGTCGTGTGTTGCCGGCGCGACGGCTTAAATTGACTGCGTTGGCGCTAGTCAGTTCTGGGAACACCCTCCCATGCTGCGAAACTCGCGATCCTCAGCATGGACAGAGAAAGGGTTGGTTGAAAAACTAAAGCCGAAACGCGCCAGCATACAATCACAAGTGAGGTTTTTGATGTTCATGCCGATCTACACAACTTCTATAACGCCTAAACCATGCAATACCCAATACACCCAGAAATCCCAGGTGGCACTTCCCTTTAGCAGAACGCTGAGAGTCCTTCACCCGATTATGCGCCAGTCTTAGTCTCCGGCGAAGGGTACGAGTGTATCTGAAAATCAAGTCAGCTACGACACACGCTTGAAATACCACGGAAACACCTACCGATTCAGCCGCAGCCAACCATTCTTCGATACTTCTCACATAAGGATCTGACGCCGCATCGGCGCTCGACTCGTGGCCCCAAATAACCATTTCGTCAAACTCGGCCTTGACGTCCATGGTGCCCAGCTCAACCAGATCGCCCtgcgcttcttctgcctCGCCTTCGAGCTGCTGGATCTCGACCTTATCGCTCTTCTCCATCACGATGCCTCGGTATTGTTCTGGTAGCTTGACAGTCGTGCCGTGCAGTTTTCTCCCGCGGAAGTATGCGACTGGTTTTCCTTCTAGTGGCCTGAAGTCAGCTCCAAGCCATTTCAATTCCCTTCAAGGCTCGAACGAAGATGGCAACGCACCTTCAGACTGATCAGGGTTCCAAAAGTAATTGGCATCGCCGACAGGTCCATCGTGGTGAATTCGACACGGCAGCAGATTGGCGACTGCCTTTTTGGTCCTTCCAGAGTCGTTTGACTGAATGGAGAGAATTGCTTTCGACATTTTG
Coding sequences within it:
- a CDS encoding Putative mini-chromosome maintenance protein — encoded protein: MTPPSDAGMLMSDAPSRASATPRRSLMPSSSGGRPRVPPSESMGAPSDDEAEGFADDQVPRGSRIPDITNIPRVEDKIGLMVQDHFESFIEEFIEDPTSSGAPTSSAVTTDKYYVAQIHGMRTYQLSTFYVDFKHLVAWHNGELADGVMRGYYRFLPFLTAALHNMIAKHEPQYFREHRQPTSSSNPTNSAASQLGSASQTEMGDKTANQQTDKLFAIAFYNLPLISRVRSLRAANIGQLLSISGTVTRTSEVRPELSLGTFVCEACRTVVPNVEQTFRYTEPTQCPNGTCQNRQAWQLDIRHSTFVDWQKVRIQENSSEIPTGSMPRTMDVIMRGEIVDRAKAGEKCIFTGALIVVPDVSQMGLPGLRPSAVRDDKSAAGADAGGSGVSGLKSLGVRDLTYRLAFLACMVTPDVSNPGQSASGQVSDIISSLTQNNTHDNSESVEDVQAAVLASMNPSEIEELRGLVHSDHIYSRLVNSIAPTVYGHEVVKKGLLLQLMSGVHKTTAEGMELRGDINICIVGDPSTSKSQFLKYICSFAPRAVYTSGKASSAAGLTAAVVKDEETGDFTIEAGALMLADNGICAIDEFDKMDIADQVAIHEAMEQQTISIAKAGIQATLNARTSILAAANPVGGRYNRKTTLRANINMSAPIMSRFDLFFVVLDECNESVDRHLAEHIVGIHQLRDEAIEPEFSTETLQRYIRFARTFRPEFTPAAKELLVKHYKELRADDAQGGIGKNSYRITVRQLESMIRLSEAIAKANCVDEIEPPMVTEAFNLLRQSIISVEHDDIDIEDEELPEEGEALLGAASEAAGQPVEDDSMAVDEANETPAPAARPKQTITFEKYSSMVNLFVEHVNEAETENGEGVEGDALVDWYLEQKEDELDDVAHAEEERALAKKVLKRMVKENILMAVRGQGLADDEAGEGASATAEAEQRIVYVLHPNCAVEEF
- a CDS encoding Putative ribonuclease H2, subunit C codes for the protein MSKAILSIQSNDSGRTKKAVANLLPCRIHHDGPVGDANYFWNPDQSEEGKPVAYFRGRKLHGTTVKLPEQYRGIVMEKSDKVEIQQLEGEAEEAQGDLVELGTMDVKAEFDEMVIWGHESSADAASDPYVRSIEEWLAAAESIHSYPSPETKTGA